A single window of Pieris rapae chromosome 4, ilPieRapa1.1, whole genome shotgun sequence DNA harbors:
- the LOC110995413 gene encoding uncharacterized protein LOC110995413 isoform X2, translating into MEARFVTCRSFQQIKPPEKSLAPPPTVKGLLSRFGSQAQALFAPKKQKFGSSVAIHKLRETKWFKHDEQNILCAVLESGFVLEVRAEDPLPPDSVVSADYHMYAIAMWKKGKEKTKNPEQIEVYTVQQKGVRKRIIKTTLSNFWKKDSVIRINNVDDKQETPNSEKDIRAKLDMATKSRFERNWHNTLHFVHWCRYGETPQEARMRQISLTTSKTPMIIIF; encoded by the exons ATGGAAGCCAGGTTCGTCACCTGCCGGAGTTTCCAGCAAATCAAGCCACCCGAAAAGAGCTTAGCCCCGCCGCCCACTGTCAAGGGGCTGCTATCTCGTTTCGGAAGTCAGGCTCAAGCGTTATTCGCACCGAAGAAACAGAAGTTTGGTTCGTCCGTTGCCATCCATAAGCTAAGGGAAACCAAGTGGTTCAAACATGACGAGCAGAACATATTGTGTGCGGTCCTCGAGTCCGGATTCGTGTTGGAAGTGCGAGCGGAAGACCCTCTGCCGCCAGATTCTGTGGTCTCCGCTGACTATCATATGTACGCCATCGCCATGTGGAAGAAGGGTAAAG aaaaaacaaagaaCCCGGAACAGATAGAGGTGTACACCGTCCAACAGAAGGGCGTGAGGAAACGTATTATCAAAACTACCCTGAGTAACTTCTGGAAGAAGGACTCCGTGATAAGAATCAACAACGTTGATGACAAGCAGGAGACCCCGAACAGTGAGAAGGACATAAGGGCCAAG CTTGACATGGCTACCAAATCGCGGTTCGAGAGGAATTGGCATAACACACTGCATTTCGTCCACTGGTGCCGATATGGAGAAACGCCGCAAGAGGCTCGAATGCGACAg ATCAGCTTAACCACGTCGAAAACACCTATGATTATCATATTTTGA
- the LOC110995413 gene encoding uncharacterized protein LOC110995413 isoform X1: MEARFVTCRSFQQIKPPEKSLAPPPTVKGLLSRFGSQAQALFAPKKQKFGSSVAIHKLRETKWFKHDEQNILCAVLESGFVLEVRAEDPLPPDSVVSADYHMYAIAMWKKGKEKTKNPEQIEVYTVQQKGVRKRIIKTTLSNFWKKDSVIRINNVDDKQETPNSEKDIRAKLDMATKSRFERNWHNTLHFVHWCRYGETPQEARMRQISESLKWGNIGMNMGVMLVSQNSARPKAKSV, from the exons ATGGAAGCCAGGTTCGTCACCTGCCGGAGTTTCCAGCAAATCAAGCCACCCGAAAAGAGCTTAGCCCCGCCGCCCACTGTCAAGGGGCTGCTATCTCGTTTCGGAAGTCAGGCTCAAGCGTTATTCGCACCGAAGAAACAGAAGTTTGGTTCGTCCGTTGCCATCCATAAGCTAAGGGAAACCAAGTGGTTCAAACATGACGAGCAGAACATATTGTGTGCGGTCCTCGAGTCCGGATTCGTGTTGGAAGTGCGAGCGGAAGACCCTCTGCCGCCAGATTCTGTGGTCTCCGCTGACTATCATATGTACGCCATCGCCATGTGGAAGAAGGGTAAAG aaaaaacaaagaaCCCGGAACAGATAGAGGTGTACACCGTCCAACAGAAGGGCGTGAGGAAACGTATTATCAAAACTACCCTGAGTAACTTCTGGAAGAAGGACTCCGTGATAAGAATCAACAACGTTGATGACAAGCAGGAGACCCCGAACAGTGAGAAGGACATAAGGGCCAAG CTTGACATGGCTACCAAATCGCGGTTCGAGAGGAATTGGCATAACACACTGCATTTCGTCCACTGGTGCCGATATGGAGAAACGCCGCAAGAGGCTCGAATGCGACAg ATAAGCGAGTCACTGAAATGGGGTAACATCGGCATGAATATGGGCGTGATGCTAGTCAGCCAGAACAGCGCGCGTCCAAAAGCAAAATCAGTCTGA